From Mya arenaria isolate MELC-2E11 chromosome 12, ASM2691426v1, the proteins below share one genomic window:
- the LOC128210205 gene encoding uncharacterized protein LOC128210205 isoform X5 — MEHFVIVHVNGDEETVCLNMEKLMKLNYLLKYPDFLEQICKTFQPSYILKIERSETEIIFPCSKDKTNASKLLENILSKANLVYTELPVNGLCEDTVKEQLKLSQVDTKVHWIVDSNQSKVLIVCHRSDEVKAARYVSESIKAAKSNNKSLEMPLCVKQMFEKELEDTFQKDFPNIQYKWSPVGEYRCSMTLDGRHRNEAVKWIEFECVNSVGRVSFEHIMSGCSVDAIHKLIETLHVNQGKHTIYWDIIEKEKNVLFCSLAGAPAVSHIEKRLRNSIVQKSFDLPEKLSDERVQTLLQFILSELKSKFEYIVGEPFVTEQSDACSSLQFSFFKKDQKGLEPEIKCLLGKYRAVEVTRCFDHNPVKCSYFKIEANRGKIEKKFHTVLKHNCSFKGKCKIQIIGEKNDVDCCTSYIDKLTKQHIVCHMEGPDSTKVIGKIENACHENYVAYEVEHVGNKYPPSPKSPLMVDHKCWLFPNRSQLTVTKLSLDDCPAELKVTTKEQESTSPPNQTFCQIGEGSAVLNIPKWESGKEKYKLSQAFKSILDAAEKEETYNIAVAVIPTSWQSHKHMKIIFNTFDNYVKKRSAMDPSINMTFCCSIEGTFEDCIGMFNKAAEKLKCTSQSITDIMFQKRWRLSSIVARLLMLRLRFLSTVLMLI, encoded by the exons ATGGAACATTTTGTCATTGTTCATGTGAATGGTGATGAGGAAACTGTATGCCTTAATATGGAAAAGCTCATGAAATTAAACTACTTGTTAAAGTACCCAGATTTCTTGGaacaaatttgtaaaacatttcaaccaTCTTACATTTTAAAGATTGAGAGGTCTGAGACTGAGATTATCTTCCCATgttcgaaagacaaaacaaatgctTCTAAActacttgaaaatattttgtcaaaagcaAACCTTGTATATACAGAACTTCCAGTTAATGGATTATGTGAAGACACTGTTAAAGAGCAATTAAAACTGAGCCAAGTTGACACAAAAGTTCACTGGATTGTTGACTCAAATCAAAGCAAAGTATTGATTGTTTGCCACAGAAGTGATGAGGTAAAGGCTGCAAGATATGTAAGTGAATCTATAAAGGCTGCTAAGTCAAACAACAAATCATTAGAAATGCCTTTATGCGTAAAGCAGATGTTTGAAAAAGAACTTGAAGATACATTCCAAAAGGACTTCCCAAATATCCAATACAAATGGTCTCCAGTTGGTGAATACAGATGTTCGATGACATTAGATGGAAGACACAGAAATGAAGCTGTGAAATGGATAGAATTTGAATGTGTGAACAGTGTTGGGcgagtttcatttgaacatattatgaGTGGCTGTAGTGTTGATGCCATACACAAGCTAATAGAAACATTACATGTAAACCAAGGAAAGCATACAATATATTGGGatattattgaaaaagaaaaaaatgttttattttgttcgtTAGCTGGCGCTCCTGCTGTGAGCCATATAGAAAAACGATTGAGAAATAGTATCGTGCAGAAATCTTTTGATTTGCCCGAAAAGCTAAGTGATGAAAGAGTGCAAACCTTACTCCAATTTATCCTTAGTGAACTTAAGAgtaaatttgaatatattgtaGGCGAACCATTTGTTACAGAGCAATCTGATGCCTGCAGTAGTTTGCAATTTTCCTTCTTCAAAAAAGACCAGAAAGGCTTGGAACCTGAAATTAAATGCCTCCTGGGAAAATACAGAGCAGTTGAAGTTACCAGGTGCTTTGACCACAACCCTGTGAAATGCAGTTATTTTAAGATTGAAGCAAACCGGGgcaaaattgaaaagaaatttcATACAGTGCTCAAGCACAACTGTTCTTTTAAGGGGAAATGCAAGATTCAGATCATTGGAGAAAAGAACGATGTAGATTGTTGCACATCTTACATTgacaaattaacaaaacaacacattgtTTGCCATATGGAAGGACCTGATAGTACTAAAGTCATAGGCAAGATTGAAAATGCATGCCATGAGAACTATGTAGCGTATGAAGTTGAGCATGTTGGAAACAAATATCCGCCTTCGCCAAAAAGTCCTCTTATGGTCGATCACAAGTGCTGGTTGTTTCCAAATCGTTCACAACTTACTGTCACGAAATTGAGCTTAGATGATTGCCCTGCTGAACTGAAAGTAACGACGAAAGAGCAAGAAAGCACTTCGCCACCAAATC AAACATTTTGTCAGATTGGAGAAGGAAGTGCGGTATTAAACATACCCAAGTGGGAATCAGGGAAGGAAAAGTATAAACTTTCACAAGCATTTAAAAGTATTCTAGATGCTGCGGAAAAAGAAGAAACTTACAACATAGCTGTCGCTGTTATACCTACATCTTGGCAATCACACAAACAcatgaaaattatattcaatacatttgacaattatgtgaaaaaaaGAAGTGCTATGGATCCTTCTATTAATATGACATTTTGCTGCAGCATTGAAGGTACCTTTGAAGACTGTATTGGAATGTTCAATAAAGCTGCAGAGAAATTGAAGTGTACAAGTCAATCAATTACAg atattatgtTTCAGAAAAGATGGAGATTGTCATCAATAGTGGCTCGTTTGCTCATGTTGcg GCTGAGGTTCTTGTCAACAGTGCTAATGTTAATCTGA